A genomic window from Bacillus sp. BGMRC 2118 includes:
- a CDS encoding DNA helicase: protein MVIPPNWESGGTLDMIELAGMKTGQEMEDALTPLCNEYDKWINLRIAEIPTIEDEAHRQTAEKHMNQCQLSLKRMRNGINLLNDKNNLTYLKAFRFANRAMALQRQQSVAPRIGKKPEEIEAKWRPFQIAFILQNLEGLVNPHSDDRQIADLLWFPTGGGKTEAYLGLAAFTLGFRRMREIEGYRNDAGVSVIMRYTLRLLTIQQFQRAAALICACETIRKEAPNLLGTRPFRIGLWVGEKSVPNKYDDAERTITEIKSAILNNRTLNVDLSKGTPVQLVACPWCGAPLLDEDNPKIFLKTYKAKNITRRIIVHCSNKECHFHSSSSEEGLPVLFTDEEIYRLLPDMLIGTVDKFARMPWKPEVQNLFGKVKGEINGWGFVSNGDTADERKFISQVTKANSTRVTDTRTVLPPDLIIQDELHLISGPLGTMVGLYETAIDYLCSIEIDGENKGPKIIASTATIRNADKQIEGLFTRKAKIFPSPGLSYKDSFFAKQRPLEDHAGRLYVGIFPPGRSMKTALLRVYANQLASTHVMEGSYSEKAIDPYQTLVGYFNSLRELGGAVRLIEDDVPSRMKTLEKLTEDENSTYKFKLREYERDVPELTSRIDSSEIPKILKRLEQPFYSQNENKTNPIDVLLASNMISVGVDVSRLGLMVVNGQPKTTAEYIQSTSRVGREYPGLVITVYNWIRPRDISHYEEFYAYHSAIYRYVEPISVTPFASRARDRGLAGALVSMTRLGYSEMTQSNAPKKLVENIRISQEVQTALLKRAKDMKAPTEEISNHLKTLFQQWEEAIEISQIVYSKSKKKEITNLLYPLGTRENGTFKTPNSMRDVEPTAGIYLRRD, encoded by the coding sequence ATGGTGATCCCACCAAATTGGGAAAGTGGTGGTACATTAGATATGATTGAACTTGCAGGAATGAAAACAGGTCAGGAAATGGAAGATGCTTTAACCCCATTATGTAACGAATACGATAAATGGATTAACCTGAGGATTGCTGAAATTCCAACTATAGAAGACGAAGCTCATCGACAGACTGCTGAAAAACATATGAACCAATGTCAATTGTCATTAAAAAGAATGAGAAATGGAATAAACCTATTAAATGATAAAAACAATCTAACATACTTAAAGGCATTTCGGTTTGCTAATAGAGCAATGGCCCTACAAAGACAGCAATCTGTTGCACCTAGAATCGGTAAGAAACCAGAGGAAATCGAAGCAAAGTGGAGACCTTTCCAGATTGCCTTTATACTTCAAAACCTAGAAGGTTTAGTAAATCCACACTCTGATGATAGACAGATTGCAGATTTGTTATGGTTTCCAACAGGTGGTGGTAAAACGGAAGCATATCTAGGACTAGCAGCCTTTACCCTAGGTTTTAGGAGAATGAGAGAAATAGAAGGCTATCGAAATGATGCTGGTGTATCTGTCATCATGAGATACACTTTAAGACTCTTAACTATTCAACAATTCCAAAGAGCGGCAGCTCTAATTTGCGCTTGTGAAACAATACGGAAGGAAGCTCCAAATTTATTAGGCACTCGTCCTTTTAGAATTGGATTATGGGTAGGTGAAAAAAGCGTCCCTAATAAGTATGATGATGCAGAAAGAACAATTACTGAAATAAAATCTGCTATTCTCAACAATAGAACCTTAAACGTTGACTTATCAAAAGGTACTCCAGTACAACTTGTTGCTTGCCCATGGTGTGGAGCTCCCCTTTTAGATGAAGACAATCCTAAAATATTTTTAAAAACATATAAAGCTAAGAATATCACTAGACGCATCATAGTACATTGTTCAAATAAAGAGTGCCATTTCCATTCTTCATCATCAGAAGAAGGATTACCTGTACTTTTTACCGATGAGGAAATATACCGTCTTTTGCCGGACATGTTAATTGGTACAGTAGATAAATTTGCAAGAATGCCGTGGAAACCCGAAGTCCAAAATTTATTTGGTAAAGTCAAGGGTGAAATAAATGGATGGGGTTTTGTATCAAATGGAGATACAGCGGATGAAAGAAAATTCATCTCTCAGGTTACAAAAGCTAACTCAACGAGAGTTACCGATACAAGAACAGTTCTCCCACCAGACTTAATTATACAAGACGAACTGCATTTAATATCTGGTCCATTAGGTACAATGGTAGGACTTTATGAAACAGCCATTGATTACCTCTGCTCAATTGAAATAGACGGTGAAAATAAAGGACCCAAAATTATAGCGTCGACTGCTACTATTAGAAATGCCGATAAACAGATAGAAGGATTATTTACAAGAAAAGCAAAAATCTTCCCTAGTCCAGGTCTTTCATACAAAGATTCTTTTTTTGCTAAACAAAGACCTTTAGAAGATCACGCTGGTAGATTATATGTAGGCATCTTCCCTCCTGGACGTAGCATGAAAACAGCTCTACTTCGTGTCTACGCAAATCAATTAGCTAGTACTCATGTAATGGAAGGTAGCTACTCGGAGAAAGCGATTGATCCTTATCAAACTTTGGTAGGATATTTTAACAGCTTGCGCGAGTTAGGTGGAGCTGTCCGATTGATTGAGGATGACGTGCCAAGTAGGATGAAAACACTTGAAAAATTAACAGAAGACGAAAACTCCACTTATAAGTTTAAATTACGAGAATATGAGAGAGATGTACCGGAACTAACTAGTAGAATTGATTCTTCTGAAATCCCTAAAATTCTTAAAAGGTTGGAACAACCGTTTTACAGTCAAAATGAAAACAAAACAAATCCAATAGATGTACTTCTCGCGAGTAATATGATTTCAGTTGGTGTCGATGTTTCCAGATTAGGCTTAATGGTTGTAAATGGACAACCTAAAACAACTGCAGAATACATTCAATCTACTAGTAGAGTTGGACGTGAATATCCAGGCCTAGTTATTACTGTTTATAACTGGATCCGTCCAAGGGACATCTCTCATTATGAAGAATTTTATGCTTACCATTCTGCAATCTATCGTTATGTAGAACCTATAAGTGTAACTCCCTTTGCCTCACGAGCTAGAGACAGAGGTCTAGCTGGAGCTTTGGTTTCAATGACTCGTCTTGGTTATTCCGAAATGACACAATCAAATGCACCAAAGAAATTAGTTGAAAATATAAGGATTAGTCAAGAAGTTCAAACAGCACTTTTAAAAAGAGCCAAGGATATGAAAGCACCAACTGAAGAAATTTCAAATCACTTAAAAACTCTATTTCAGCAATGGGAAGAAGCAATAGAGATTAGCCAGATAGTCTATAGTAAGAGTAAGAAAAAAGAAATTACCAATCTTTTATACCCTCTTGGTACAAGGGAGAATGGAACCTTTAAGACTCCTAATTCTATGAGAGATGTCGAACCAACAGCAGGAATTTATTTAAGGAGGGATTAA
- a CDS encoding ATP-dependent helicase encodes MEKILSILNQEQYNAVTSKANYLQIAAGPGTGKTSTLAARIFYKQLEEDLQQNEMLAISFSKSAKYQLIKKMNEYTNIMGYGSVIEILTFHSLAHRIIRYGIFTGESKYRQGFKVIETEDFVLVKEDIIKGLCVEYADRDLIRKALSQTLNLLRQGSHLENDFLTHWSQIEVNTLYKVNIDATTRINVSGKDIIEFWKRVERLSLIRNEIDYQGLISEALKLITLKENTYRLVTEDLKHIFVDEYQDTSLSQEKLLVSLADYSRDITVVGDENQTIYTFNGSNVENMKRYFGIFSRLNNKLTDRVELTQNYRSTNRIIELSNHFLNKELITQPRYKSNSDVEEFPIIINTQSLELASAYIAKEIQRLNKSYNVSLNDICVLYRKNTEHSPQLNSLKIELDSLGIPYNETATLKDGLDIKKEVLAIYEEYPDYNLDELVPLLEAKGTNDSIVTYIKETMSSGALYTDDLIDFIVEIDGITEGEQAESKVTLRTVHSAKGQEFPIVFIMYIGDKQFPHGSNPDIAEEKRLFYVGITRAKERLYILGKHGVRFEDFLGKCKTANSSYLHYNSRVENENIEGYGLKENDKKIIRETTRKQEHEFEQHKARIAKYMEEW; translated from the coding sequence ATGGAAAAAATCTTGAGTATTCTAAATCAAGAACAATATAATGCAGTTACTTCAAAGGCTAACTACTTACAAATAGCTGCTGGTCCTGGTACTGGTAAAACATCTACTCTAGCAGCAAGAATTTTTTATAAACAATTAGAGGAAGATCTTCAGCAAAATGAGATGCTGGCCATATCCTTTTCCAAGTCAGCAAAATATCAACTTATTAAAAAAATGAATGAGTATACAAACATAATGGGGTATGGAAGTGTCATTGAAATTCTTACATTTCATAGTTTGGCACATAGAATAATAAGATATGGTATTTTTACTGGAGAATCTAAATATAGACAAGGGTTTAAAGTTATAGAGACGGAAGACTTTGTTCTTGTTAAAGAGGATATTATAAAAGGGCTGTGTGTAGAGTATGCAGACCGCGACTTAATTCGTAAGGCTTTATCACAGACATTAAATCTACTTAGACAAGGAAGCCATTTGGAGAATGACTTTCTTACGCATTGGTCACAGATTGAAGTCAATACCCTCTATAAGGTAAATATAGACGCTACCACAAGAATAAATGTTAGTGGAAAAGATATTATAGAGTTTTGGAAAAGAGTAGAAAGATTGTCTCTTATAAGAAATGAAATTGACTACCAAGGGTTAATTTCAGAAGCTTTGAAACTCATAACGCTTAAAGAAAACACTTATAGGTTGGTAACGGAAGATTTAAAGCATATATTTGTTGATGAATATCAAGATACCTCACTTTCACAAGAAAAACTGCTAGTCTCTCTTGCTGATTATTCTAGAGATATTACAGTGGTAGGGGACGAGAATCAGACAATTTATACTTTTAATGGTTCTAATGTTGAAAATATGAAACGCTATTTTGGAATATTTTCAAGACTAAATAACAAATTGACTGATCGAGTAGAATTAACCCAAAATTATAGATCAACAAATAGAATCATTGAATTATCAAATCATTTTTTGAATAAAGAGTTAATCACTCAGCCTAGATATAAATCTAATTCTGATGTTGAGGAATTTCCTATTATTATTAATACACAATCTTTAGAATTAGCATCTGCCTATATTGCTAAAGAAATACAAAGGCTTAATAAGTCTTACAATGTTTCGTTAAATGATATCTGTGTCTTATATCGAAAGAATACTGAGCATTCACCTCAATTAAACTCATTAAAGATAGAACTAGATTCATTAGGAATACCTTACAATGAAACAGCCACTTTAAAGGATGGCTTAGATATTAAAAAAGAAGTATTAGCTATATATGAAGAATACCCTGATTATAATCTTGACGAATTGGTGCCTCTTTTAGAAGCAAAGGGCACTAATGATAGCATAGTGACCTATATCAAGGAGACAATGTCTTCAGGTGCATTATATACTGATGATTTAATTGATTTTATTGTAGAAATAGATGGGATTACTGAAGGTGAACAAGCAGAGAGTAAGGTTACATTAAGAACAGTACATTCAGCTAAGGGACAAGAATTTCCCATTGTATTTATTATGTATATAGGTGATAAACAATTTCCACATGGAAGCAACCCAGATATTGCAGAAGAAAAGCGTCTCTTTTATGTTGGTATTACACGAGCAAAAGAGAGGTTATATATACTTGGAAAACATGGAGTTCGATTTGAAGACTTTTTAGGGAAATGTAAAACAGCCAATTCTAGTTATTTACACTATAACAGTAGAGTGGAAAATGAGAATATAGAAGGGTATGGTCTTAAAGAAAATGATAAAAAGATTATTAGAGAAACTACAAGAAAACAAGAACATGAATTTGAGCAACACAAAGCCAGAATCGCCAAATACATGGAAGAATGGTAA
- a CDS encoding ATP-dependent helicase → MDSNQVRLTDKQQKCVNFKPEGSLLIRGIPGSGKSTIILARAQYLMENFPSESVLILTYNRTLCNYVKQLSSKIGETPVDALTFHFWAQSLIKETDYPHTKLILGDQRLQAVRFAKNIIKKNNQSAEFPNMIGNNEQRELESFLADEIEWIKGNNIKTKEEYMETPRAGRGNKIRVTKKHRETIYSVLEKYNELLRSHYKYQGVDGEDLANILIEKMNLIPKNKRPDHILVDEAQDLHTVQLRAIKESAMKSLTIGADKGQQIYRRTFTWKQAGIDVVGNRSRFLDETFRSTRQIVRLANQFQQKDELFTTDEEYLKAVEPNIDGAVPKVRFCNSKSEEQNDILRHVKNVRSSFNADTIGIIVRTKDQIEELDRLLSSEGIPSFKIRDDDADIISPGVKLITYHSSKGLEFDHVIVTGLKEGEIPYKKSDPGEDELEFLSRERKKFYVAMTRAKKTLYITARKPFSQFVLELDEGLYEEDSE, encoded by the coding sequence CTGGATAGTAATCAAGTGAGGCTAACAGATAAACAACAAAAATGTGTAAACTTTAAACCTGAAGGTTCATTGTTGATAAGAGGAATTCCGGGAAGTGGTAAATCAACAATTATTTTAGCCAGAGCACAATATCTAATGGAGAACTTTCCGAGTGAATCAGTGCTAATATTAACTTATAATCGGACACTCTGTAATTATGTGAAACAATTGTCTTCTAAGATTGGTGAGACACCAGTCGATGCGCTAACTTTTCATTTTTGGGCACAATCCCTTATAAAAGAAACTGATTATCCACATACAAAACTGATTTTAGGAGACCAAAGATTACAAGCTGTACGATTTGCAAAAAACATAATAAAAAAGAATAATCAAAGCGCTGAGTTCCCAAATATGATTGGGAATAACGAGCAAAGAGAATTAGAAAGTTTCTTAGCAGATGAAATCGAATGGATTAAAGGGAATAATATAAAGACTAAAGAAGAATATATGGAGACTCCCCGTGCTGGAAGAGGTAATAAAATTAGGGTAACAAAGAAACATCGTGAAACTATTTATTCTGTCTTAGAAAAATATAATGAATTGCTACGAAGCCATTATAAATACCAAGGTGTAGATGGTGAAGATCTAGCAAATATTTTAATTGAAAAGATGAATTTGATTCCAAAAAACAAAAGACCAGATCATATACTTGTCGATGAAGCACAAGATCTTCATACTGTTCAATTGAGGGCAATTAAAGAAAGTGCCATGAAAAGTTTAACAATTGGTGCTGATAAAGGTCAACAGATATACAGAAGAACTTTTACTTGGAAACAGGCTGGAATTGATGTTGTAGGAAATCGAAGTAGATTTTTAGATGAAACCTTTAGATCTACACGCCAAATAGTAAGGCTAGCGAACCAGTTTCAACAAAAAGACGAATTATTTACAACAGATGAAGAATACCTAAAAGCTGTAGAACCAAATATAGATGGGGCCGTTCCAAAAGTAAGGTTTTGTAATAGTAAATCGGAAGAGCAAAATGACATTTTAAGGCATGTGAAAAACGTTAGAAGCTCATTTAATGCAGATACAATAGGAATAATTGTAAGAACAAAGGACCAAATTGAAGAGTTAGACAGATTACTCTCTTCTGAAGGAATACCGTCTTTCAAGATAAGAGATGACGATGCAGATATTATTTCTCCTGGTGTAAAATTAATTACCTACCATTCTTCTAAAGGTCTTGAGTTTGATCATGTTATCGTTACAGGTCTAAAAGAAGGAGAAATTCCTTATAAAAAATCAGACCCAGGTGAAGATGAATTAGAGTTCTTGTCAAGAGAAAGAAAGAAATTCTATGTTGCAATGACCAGAGCAAAAAAAACACTTTACATTACTGCTAGAAAACCATTCTCTCAATTTGTACTTGAGTTAGACGAAGGCTTATACGAAGAAGATTCTGAATAG
- a CDS encoding DNA cytosine methyltransferase, with product MKKKIKVLDLFAGGGGFSTGFQLAHYNDLEYEIVKALEINDDACRTLEKHLGKEKVFKGDITNPIVKEKLIYECNDVDMIIGGPPCQTFSLAGPARSGTKEMREALKNDPRNTLYKHFFDLVNKIKPKFVVFENVVGIASKKVESEGLSNKESQVIELICDELDSMGYKTEIGESFTERYQILNAADYGVPQYRKRIIILANKLDLINPVPEKIERLMTVRDAISHLPLRLPIISKISLERIKNNDIILKNLSFCISVFLEKIFELIEQEKDLETKSKLTDLYITLIPEYEKIKNRKSYKLHALEKFLSIYNEKVIQLCLDENISANSDTIHSSRQHNFRDIIIFILTKQGSNSSRFIDKKSSDYNQLLSDLYPYNRNKHKDTYVKHSWDRPSNTILAHMEKDGLKFIHPVQPRTYTPYEAALIQSFPKDYSFSGGRNAQYRQIGNAVPPLMAKAIAISILKLIDDNRETYDVFEDRENETKLVVEV from the coding sequence ATGAAGAAGAAAATTAAAGTCCTTGATCTTTTTGCTGGTGGTGGAGGATTTTCTACCGGCTTCCAATTAGCGCATTATAATGACTTAGAATATGAAATTGTTAAAGCTCTTGAGATAAACGATGACGCATGTAGAACTCTAGAAAAGCATCTAGGAAAAGAAAAGGTTTTTAAGGGGGATATAACAAACCCTATTGTTAAAGAAAAGCTAATATACGAATGTAACGATGTTGATATGATTATAGGTGGTCCACCTTGTCAAACCTTCTCATTAGCTGGGCCAGCAAGGTCTGGAACTAAAGAAATGAGAGAAGCTTTAAAAAATGATCCTAGAAACACATTATATAAACATTTTTTTGACTTAGTTAATAAAATAAAACCAAAATTTGTTGTTTTTGAAAATGTTGTAGGAATAGCGTCTAAGAAAGTAGAGTCAGAAGGTTTGTCTAACAAAGAATCACAAGTAATAGAATTGATTTGTGATGAACTTGATTCAATGGGTTATAAAACTGAAATTGGGGAGAGTTTTACAGAAAGGTATCAAATCTTAAATGCTGCAGATTATGGGGTTCCCCAATATCGTAAAAGAATTATTATTTTAGCAAATAAATTAGACTTAATTAATCCTGTACCTGAAAAAATTGAACGACTCATGACAGTAAGAGATGCAATCTCTCATTTGCCATTAAGGTTACCTATTATTAGTAAAATTTCATTAGAAAGGATTAAGAATAATGATATTATATTAAAAAACTTATCCTTTTGTATAAGTGTCTTCCTAGAAAAGATATTTGAACTTATTGAGCAGGAAAAGGATCTCGAAACAAAAAGTAAACTAACAGATTTATATATTACACTTATACCCGAATACGAAAAGATAAAGAACAGGAAATCATACAAATTACATGCATTGGAAAAGTTTCTCAGTATTTATAATGAGAAAGTTATACAACTGTGTCTAGATGAAAATATAAGTGCGAATTCTGACACTATCCACAGTTCAAGACAACATAATTTCAGAGATATCATTATTTTTATTCTAACAAAACAAGGAAGTAATTCTTCGAGATTTATTGACAAAAAATCATCTGATTACAATCAACTTCTTTCGGATTTATATCCCTATAATAGAAATAAACATAAAGATACCTATGTTAAGCACTCTTGGGATAGGCCATCTAATACAATCCTTGCTCATATGGAGAAAGATGGTTTGAAATTTATCCATCCAGTCCAACCTAGAACATATACTCCGTATGAAGCTGCATTAATTCAGTCTTTTCCCAAAGACTATTCTTTTAGTGGAGGCAGAAACGCACAGTATAGACAAATAGGGAATGCTGTACCTCCTCTAATGGCAAAAGCAATCGCTATATCAATCCTAAAGTTAATTGATGATAATAGGGAGACTTATGATGTATTTGAAGATAGGGAAAATGAAACAAAATTAGTTGTAGAAGTGTAA
- a CDS encoding HNH endonuclease produces the protein MTWHQADGPDDEENGIALCSLLHKLFV, from the coding sequence ATTACGTGGCACCAAGCGGATGGACCTGATGACGAAGAAAATGGCATTGCACTTTGTTCCTTACTTCATAAGCTTTTTGTCTAA
- a CDS encoding DNA cytosine methyltransferase, producing the protein MLVMKLRVVSLFAGAGGMDLGFKNAGFDIVWANDFNKYAVETYKLNFGNHIVHGDITQIPSSAIPDDIDVVIGGFPCQGFSVANTKRSMEDKRNFLYLELLRIVKDKKPKFFVAENVKGLLSMGKGKVIEMIKKDFEDIGYKVNYEVLNAADYGVPQARERVIIIGNRISVKNPYPKVTHGPILKEEEIEKQLNLYELTEEEKSPLDLIPYISVEEAIGHLSDVRTRNEPFKLEGKTIFNHVASENVSDKFWGRKHPVSQFDICDYLKEWRQKAGISVKNIDKHFGYRHTAGHWFRKDNKSGSIPKPEDWWELKKLLGFDDKYDKQVTEFVEKDIKFEQSLRITNWDRPSDTITASQPEIHVNKKRRLSVRECAILQTFPDDFIFTGSINAMYTQVGNAVPVLLAEKIATGIKESINSTKESELVTK; encoded by the coding sequence ATGTTAGTTATGAAATTAAGAGTTGTATCATTATTTGCTGGTGCGGGTGGAATGGATCTCGGTTTTAAAAATGCGGGGTTCGACATTGTTTGGGCTAACGACTTTAATAAATATGCTGTTGAAACATACAAACTTAATTTTGGTAACCATATTGTTCATGGCGACATCACGCAGATTCCTAGTTCAGCTATTCCGGATGATATTGATGTTGTAATAGGTGGATTTCCATGTCAAGGTTTTTCTGTTGCTAACACGAAAAGAAGTATGGAAGATAAAAGAAACTTTCTTTACCTCGAACTTTTAAGGATTGTAAAAGACAAGAAGCCTAAATTTTTTGTGGCTGAAAACGTTAAAGGGTTACTTTCTATGGGGAAAGGGAAAGTAATTGAAATGATTAAGAAAGATTTTGAAGATATTGGTTATAAGGTTAATTATGAGGTCTTAAATGCTGCGGATTATGGTGTACCTCAAGCCAGAGAAAGGGTAATAATTATTGGAAATAGAATATCTGTTAAAAACCCTTATCCAAAGGTAACCCATGGTCCGATATTAAAGGAAGAAGAAATAGAAAAACAGCTAAACTTATATGAACTTACAGAAGAAGAAAAATCTCCACTTGATTTAATTCCATATATTTCTGTTGAAGAAGCGATAGGACACCTTAGTGATGTTCGTACAAGGAATGAACCTTTCAAACTAGAAGGAAAGACAATATTTAACCATGTGGCTTCGGAAAATGTTAGTGATAAGTTTTGGGGAAGGAAGCATCCTGTCAGTCAATTCGATATATGTGATTATTTAAAAGAATGGAGACAAAAGGCAGGAATTTCTGTTAAGAATATTGATAAACATTTTGGTTATCGACATACAGCAGGACATTGGTTTAGAAAAGATAACAAATCCGGTAGTATACCAAAACCAGAAGATTGGTGGGAATTAAAAAAGCTACTTGGATTTGATGATAAATACGATAAACAAGTTACTGAATTCGTAGAAAAAGATATTAAGTTTGAGCAATCGTTAAGAATAACAAACTGGGACCGACCAAGTGATACAATCACAGCATCACAACCAGAAATCCACGTTAATAAAAAGAGACGTCTTTCTGTAAGAGAATGCGCGATCTTACAAACATTCCCAGATGATTTTATTTTTACTGGCAGTATCAATGCTATGTATACTCAAGTAGGAAATGCTGTCCCAGTTTTACTAGCAGAAAAAATTGCAACTGGTATCAAAGAGTCGATTAACTCAACTAAGGAATCAGAATTAGTTACTAAATAA
- the ytfJ gene encoding sporulation protein YtfJ yields the protein MSEHPIKGLMETALDNLKQMIDVNTIIGDPVETPDGSVILTVSKVGFGFAAGGSEFSIADNSSGSDAKQPFGGGSGGGVSITPIAFLIVNASGVKMIHLDEGTHLIEKIIDYAPQLIDKIKGKSKSKSEDSNNNESSSNNKQESVDF from the coding sequence ATGTCTGAACATCCGATAAAAGGCCTAATGGAAACAGCCTTAGATAATCTTAAACAAATGATAGATGTAAATACGATAATCGGAGATCCTGTAGAAACTCCAGATGGTAGTGTAATATTAACTGTTTCTAAAGTAGGGTTTGGATTTGCTGCAGGAGGTAGTGAGTTCTCGATAGCGGATAACTCAAGTGGTTCTGATGCGAAACAACCATTTGGTGGAGGTAGTGGTGGCGGGGTCTCTATTACTCCAATTGCATTTTTAATCGTTAATGCATCTGGCGTTAAAATGATCCATCTCGATGAAGGTACACATTTAATTGAGAAGATTATTGATTATGCTCCTCAGTTAATTGATAAGATAAAAGGAAAAAGTAAATCAAAATCTGAGGATAGCAATAATAATGAGTCAAGTAGCAACAATAAACAAGAATCTGTAGATTTTTAA
- a CDS encoding AAA domain-containing protein, translating into MMTEDTMLIKINKSYNYGMSAKELYKATSISWVISESKLNEGNIKYYCAVFQNKIIEIYNLDSFEPDPNVGKESRFILHGHITVDSKIRELIGLDVSKIHKGKGNPIKYTTIDSLLTLINNNSTGYTSTEKEKVEIADDSVDYTTKKELVDHINSYIKSKGFYYEKEELINLYLSIKTKPFVIISGISGTGKTKVIQWFAESVGANERNGRYTLIPVRPDWSDGSDLIGYRDIKGDFKDGPLTKVIRRAKQEPDKPFFVLLDEMNLARVEYYFSDLLSVMESRDWERGGITSSLILSEEEAGEDIWFPENLYILGTVNMDETTHPFSKKVLDRANTIEFNRVQLDYLDFLRDTFTEVSHKNIENKMFRSEFLYLKDLATANMSLVEEVSSQLITVNTCLQPIGAQVGYRVRDEICMYVAYNQSGRLLTKEQAFDNCILQKILPRISGSDSRVKRTLTELFRFLTNKVVELDIENYEQDIQLSKYPKSTAKVYEMLRRLEDDNFTSFWIS; encoded by the coding sequence ATGATGACTGAAGATACAATGTTAATAAAAATTAATAAATCCTACAATTATGGGATGTCAGCTAAAGAACTTTACAAGGCAACTAGTATTAGTTGGGTAATAAGTGAGAGTAAACTAAATGAAGGTAATATTAAATATTATTGTGCTGTATTTCAAAATAAAATTATTGAAATATATAATTTAGATAGTTTTGAACCAGATCCCAATGTAGGCAAAGAATCTAGGTTCATTCTTCATGGTCATATTACAGTAGACTCTAAAATTAGAGAATTAATAGGGCTAGATGTTAGTAAAATTCACAAAGGTAAAGGAAATCCAATAAAGTATACGACTATAGACAGCTTGTTAACCTTAATCAATAATAATTCTACTGGTTATACTTCAACAGAAAAGGAAAAAGTTGAAATAGCTGATGATAGCGTCGATTATACTACTAAGAAAGAACTTGTTGATCACATAAACTCCTATATAAAAAGCAAGGGCTTCTATTACGAAAAAGAGGAACTCATCAATCTTTATTTATCAATTAAAACAAAACCTTTCGTCATTATCTCTGGTATCTCAGGAACGGGTAAAACAAAAGTTATCCAATGGTTTGCAGAAAGTGTAGGAGCAAACGAACGAAATGGTCGTTACACACTCATTCCGGTCAGACCGGATTGGAGTGACGGTTCTGATTTAATTGGGTACCGAGACATAAAGGGTGATTTTAAAGACGGTCCATTAACAAAGGTGATTAGACGAGCTAAACAAGAACCTGACAAGCCATTCTTTGTTCTCCTAGATGAAATGAACTTAGCACGGGTGGAATATTATTTCAGCGATTTGCTCAGTGTGATGGAAAGTCGTGACTGGGAACGTGGTGGTATTACATCATCCTTAATTTTGTCAGAGGAAGAGGCTGGAGAGGATATTTGGTTCCCTGAAAACCTCTATATTCTTGGTACAGTTAATATGGATGAAACGACTCACCCTTTTAGTAAAAAGGTATTGGATCGCGCTAATACAATAGAGTTTAACCGAGTACAACTCGATTATCTAGACTTTTTAAGAGATACTTTTACTGAAGTAAGCCATAAAAACATTGAAAATAAGATGTTCCGTTCTGAATTCTTATATTTAAAGGATTTAGCAACAGCTAATATGAGTTTGGTTGAAGAAGTCTCATCGCAACTTATTACAGTAAATACTTGTTTGCAACCAATTGGTGCTCAGGTTGGTTACCGCGTAAGAGATGAGATTTGTATGTATGTGGCTTACAACCAAAGTGGAAGGTTACTAACGAAAGAGCAAGCCTTTGATAACTGTATACTTCAAAAGATTCTACCACGTATATCTGGTAGTGATTCAAGAGTGAAACGAACTCTAACCGAACTATTTAGATTTTTGACGAATAAAGTAGTGGAACTCGATATCGAAAACTACGAACAAGATATCCAATTATCTAAATATCCAAAGAGTACAGCTAAAGTGTATGAAATGCTTAGGAGGCTAGAAGATGACAACTTTACCTCTTTCTGGATTAGCTAA